DNA sequence from the Streptomyces sp. NBC_01497 genome:
CCACGGCCGATCGGCACCATCGAGTCGACGGCCTTGTAGCCGGTCTGCATCGGCTCGTGCACCGACTTGCGGACCATGACGCCGGGAGCCTGCAGCTCCAGCGCGCGCCGTCCCTCGGTCTCGATCTCGCCGAGGCCGTCGATCGGGGCGCCGAGCGGGTCGACGACGCGACCCAGGTAGCCGTCGCCGACCGCCACGGAGAGAACCTCTCCGGTACGGGTGACGGGCTGGCCTTCCTCGATGCCGTCGAACTCGCCGAGGACGATCGCGCCGATCTCGCGCTCCTCGAGGTTCAGGGCGAGACCGAGGGTGCCGTCCTCGAACTTCAGCAGCTCGTTCGCCATGGCGGAGGGCAGACCCTCCACCCGGGCGATGCCGTCGCCGGCCACGCTGACCGTACCGACCTCCTCGCGCGAGGCCGCGTCCGGCTGGTACGACTGGACAAAGTTCTCCAGCGCGTCCCGGATCTCCTCCGGCCGGATCGTGAGCTCCGCCATCTGGGTTCCCTGCTCTCCTTGTTGGGCCCGAAGTTTCTTTGGGGTCTGGGGGCGACCCCCAGGAATCTTCCGCAGTTGCTGCACGGCCCAACCGGGCCGCTGTCGTGCTGTGTCCTGCTGTGTCCTGCTGTGTTCTGCTGCCGGCGGCTCACCGCCGCCGGCTGTGTACCGTCAGCGACTGCCGAGCTGCCGGTTCACCTCGTCGAGGCGCTCCTGGATCGTGCCGTCGATGATCTCGTCACCGACACGCACCGAGATCCCGCCGAGGACCTCGGGGTCCACGTCCAGATTCAGGTGCGTCTGCCGGCCGTAGATCCTGGCCAGCACGGCGCCGAGCCGTTCCTGCTGCGCGTCCGTGAGCGGGACCGCAGAGGTGACCACGGCGACCATCCGGTCACGGCGTGCTGCCGCGAGCCCGGAGAGGGACCTGAGTCCGTCTTCCAGGCTACGGCCACGGGGCCGGGACACGAGACGGATGACCAGACGCTCGGTGACGGCGTCGGCGCGAGAGCCGAGGAGCCGGGTCAGGAGCGCGGCCTTGGCGGAGGCCGGCGCCGCCTTGTCGGTGAGCGCGGCCCGCAGGCCGGTGTCGGACTCGACGATGCGGCCGAAGCGGAACAGCTCGTCCTCGACGTCGTCCAGGTGACCCGCACGCTGGGCCGCGGTGAGATCCGCGGTGGCGGCGAGCTCCTCCAGGGCGTCGACGAGGTCACGCGACTGCGACCAGCGCGACCGGACCATGCCGGAGACAAGGTCGACCGCACTGCCCTGGACCTGGCCGTTCAGCAGCCGGCCCACGAGTGCGGCCTTGGCCTCCTCGCTCTGGACCGGGTCGGTCAGCACGCGGCGCAGCGACGTTTCACGGTCGAGCAGCGCGGTGACGGACGCCAGGTCCTCGGCGAGGCTCGCCGCGTCGACCGACGCGTTGTCGGTCAGTGCGTCGAGGCGCTCACGTGCGGCGGACAGCGCTTCACGGCTGGCGCCGTTCATCGCGTGGCCTCCGCGTTCGCCGCGTTGTTCTCCAGCTGGTCGAGGAACCGGTCGATGGTGCGGCTCTGCCGGGCGTGGTCCTCAAGGGACTCGCCGACGAGCTTGCCGGCCAGTACGGTGGCGAGCTTGCCCACGTCCTGGCGCAGCGCGACCGCGGCGGCCTTGCGGTCCGCCTCGATCTGGGTGTGACCGGCGGCGACGATCTCCTCGCGCTGCCGCTGACCCTCTTCCCGCATCTGCTGGATGATCGTGGCACCCTGCTCGGTCGCCTCCTGGCGGAGACGCGCGGCCTCGTGCCTGGCCTCGGCGAGCTGGGCCTTGTACTGGTCAAGGGTCTGGTTGGCCTCGGCCTGTGCCTCGGCCGCACGCTCCAGGCCGCCCTCGATCGCGTCGTGCCGCTCCTCCAGCGTCTTCTGGATGTTCGGCAGGAGCTTCTTACCGAGGAAACCGAAGACGATCAGGAAACAGAGGATGCCGACGACAAGTTCCGTCGTGTCCGGAATGAGGGGGTTCTGCGCCCCCTCAGCGGCCAGGAAGGTCATCATGTCTGAACCTTTCGTCGGTTCGGCTACTTGCCGAAGATGAAGGGGGCGACCAGACCGAGAAGGGCCAGCACCTCACAGAGGGCGAAGCCCAGGAACATGTTGGTCCGGATGATCGGCATGGCTTCGGGCTGACGGGCCATGGCCTCGATGGAGTGACCGAAGACCACACCGATACCGACACCGGGGCCGATGGCGGCGAGACCGTACGCGACGGCGCCCAGGCTGCCCGTGACGTTGCTGGCGGCGAGATTGACAAGCTCGGCAGACATCTTCCTGTCTTCCTTAAGTGATGTGGGTCCACCGGGAGGCTTCCCGGCGGAAGTCGGGTGGGAGGAACAGCAGTTGATCGCGGAGGTCAGTGACCCTCTTCGATCGCTCCGCTGATGTAGATCGAGGTCAGCAGAGTGAAGATATAGGCCTGGAGGAACTGGATCAGCACCTCGAAGGCCGTCATGCCCGCTGCCAGGATGAAGGATCCGGCTGCCACCGCCGACATGATCGACGGCGTGAGCAGGTACCAACTGGCGATGCTGAATACGAGGATCAGCATGTGCCCGGCGAACATGTTGGCCCACAGTCGTACCGCGAGCGTGAACGGGCGGGTGATGACGTTCTGGATGAACTCCAGCAGCACGATCAGCGGGATGAGCGGCTTGGGCAGCCCCTCGATCCACACGAGGTTCTTCACACCGCCCTTGAAGCCGTGCTTCTTGAACGTCAGGAAGATGTACGTGATCCACACGCAGGCCGCGAGCACGACGGGGTAGGCGAACCGCGACGCGGACGGGAACTGTGCCAGTGGGATCACCGACATGATGTTCATGATCCAGACGAAGAAGAAGATCGACGCCAGGAAGGGCACGTACTTGGCACCCTCCTTGCCGATCACTTCTCGGGCGATGCTGCGCGCGATGAAGTTGTAGCCGATCTCGCCGATCAGCTGCAGCTTGCCGGGGACCAACTTCGGCTTGCGGAAGGCGAGCCAGAAGAAACCGACCACGATCACCATGCAGATGACCGCCAGGAGCATCGGCTTGGTGAAGCTCACGCCGCCAATCGTGAGAAAGGGCTTGAAGTCGAACGCGTCAAGGCCCGGCGCAGGGAAGCCACAACCCGTGAAGAGGTGGCATCCGCTCTCAGCGAGCAGCGTGTGGGCACTCACCCGTGACTCCTTCGTCGTGATGCATGAGAAACGGCAACCTTGTGTGTGAGCGCGGCTGGTGGAGCCGCGGTTCGGCACGGGGAATGTGGTGTGGCGGTGCCGCCGCGATCCACTGGAAGTATCGGTCGAGGACCGGACAGTCCCGAAGCCTCGCGGTCGCCACAGCCGTCAGCCCCGTCAACTCGGGGATGCCGCAGGCCGTCTGGAGTATGTTCCGTTCCGCCCGTGGGCAGGGAGCGGCCTCCGCGGCCGGAAGCGATTTTGGACGATAGCAGATCGCGATCTGGCCTCTTCACGCCACCCTTACGCCGCATCGTAGGACTTCGCCTTCGACGCGCGCCCGGCCCCCTTGTCGGCACCGGACTTGGCGGCGAACGTCGCATCGGGGTCGACGTAGAGCATCTTCGCGGTGAGGCTCTGCTTGACCTGCCCGCCGACCCAGGACAGCGCCGTCACCAGCAGTGTCAGGGCGAACGCGCGCGCGTTGAACAGCGTTGTGTTCTGGAAGACGATGATGAAGACGCCGATGAGCAGGATCTGCACCGCGTAGACCAGGAGTCCCGCCGTCATGGCCACCTGCGGGTTGTCCCGGGTCAGGCGCATGAGTGCGGCGGTGCCGAGGCCGAAGAAGACGGCGACGACGGCAAACGCCACAAGTCCGCCGATCAGGCCCTTCTCACCGGCGACGATGGCGCTCACAACGGTGGCTACAACTCCCACGGGGGCGGCGATGATCGCCGAACCCCGGAGAATCCGGGCGTCGTTGGACTGCATGAGGACAGCTCCAGCGGGACTTGGGGGTGGGTGTGCAGACGGTGGAGGACGCGACTCGTCGACTCTCCGACGTCGAACAGAGGTTAGCTCCCCGGCACTACCGCGCCTCGGGTGCACCCCGGCCGAAGGGCCTGTCCTGCCAAGGCCTTTCGGTGTCCCTCACCTGGTAGTGAACGGTATCACAAACTATTTGATGAGGTCTTTACCTCTTCAGTGTGCTGACCGTCACACGTGAGGGTGAGTCCGCTCGCGTGTGCAAGACACGACAGCTACCGGTGTGCTAATGCCCCGTGATTTCCGAATTTACCTGATCTGTACTTGTAGAAGTCAACGAGTTGATTCAGCTTTACCGCGATCGGTGAAGCGCGACCGGGCACCCAGCGCGGTCGCGCCGTTGACGCCCGCCGGCACCGCGGGCGGTTCGCCCTCCACCGCGCCGCCCGTCCCCGCGTCCGCGAAGACCGCGCCGGCCGGGGCCCCTTCGGGCCCGGCGTCACCCTGAGCACCCGGCTCGTCGCCGTCCGCCGCGAACCGTCGCGACCGGCGCCGGTAGCGGGGCGGTACGAACGACTGCGCCCAGCGCGGGACGCGGGGTTTGAACCGCGGCAGCAGCAGGAGCACCAGGCCGACCGCGCTCAGCCCGACCAGCATCGGCAGGACCCAGTTCGAGCCCTGCGTGGAGTACATGACCGAGTAGAGGACGACGCCGAACGCGATCAGCGCGGACCAGAAGTACATGATCAGCACCGCGCGGGTCTTGGAGTGCCCGATGTCCAGCAGCCGGTGGTGCAGGTGGCCCCGGTCCGCGGCGAACGGCGACTGCCCGTTCCAGGCACGGCGCACCACGGCGAGCAGCAGGTCGGCGAGCGGGATGGCGATGATCGTCAGCGGCAGCAGCAGGGGAATGAACACCGGCAGCGCGGCGTGGGTCGCACTGCGGGTGCCGCCCTCGAACAGCTTCAGGGTGTCGGGGTCGACCTGACCGGTCACCGAGATCGGGCCGGCGGCCAGGACGAGCCCGATGAGCATCGAGCCCGAGTCACCCATGAAGATCCGCGCGGGGCTCATGTTGTGCGGCAGGAAGCCGAGGCACATGCCCATGAGGATCGCGGCGAACAGCGTCGCAGGGGCCGCGGCCTCGATGCCGTAGCCGTACCAGAGGTGGTAGGCGTGCAGGAAGAACGCGGCGGCGGCGATGCACACCACGCCGGCGGCGAGGCCGTCGAGGCCGTCGACGAAGTTCACCGCGTTGATGGTGATCACCACGACGGCCACGGTGAGCAGTGTGGACTGCCACTGGGTCAGCGAGACGGTGCCGACCCCGGGGACCGGCAGCCACAGGATCGTCAGGCCCTGCATGACCATGACGCCGGCGGCGATCATCTGGCCGCCCAGTTTGATCAGCGCGTCGATCTCGAACTTGTCGTCGAGGACACCGATCAGCCAGATCAGGGCGGCACCGGAGAGCAGCGCCCGCGGCTCGTTGGACTGCGCGAAGACCCCGTTGAGGTTGTGGAGGTTGTCGGCGACCAGCAGTCCCGCACACAGGCCGATGAACATCGCCACGCCACCGAGCCGCGGTGTGGGCTCGCGGTGCACGTCGCGGGAGCGGATCGCAGTCATCGCGCCGACCGCGACGGCGAATTTCCGCACCGGGCCGGTCAGCAGATAGGTCACCGCAGCCGTCACACAGAGCGTCAGCAGATAATCACGCACGGGCTGCCCCACAGGAATCGCTGGCCATATCAGCCCCACACCCTAGCCCTCGCCGCGCCCGGCGCCGGAAACCGCGTCGCTTCGGGGTCACCACACAGCCAAGGACATCCCGTCGGTGGCGATGGTTGCACAGGTGCCCGGGAGGCGGGGATCCATGCCGGCCCCCGGGGCCGCCGCGCCCAGGAGCGCGGGAGGTTACGCAGTATAGGGCGGGAAGCGCCCGGTGAGATCGCGAACGTCCGCACGCACCGCCCGGACCTGCCGGTCGTCGCCCGTCAGGGCCCTGCCCACGAGCCCGGCGATGCCGCGCATCTCCCCCTCCCCCATGCCCTGGGTGGTGACGGCGGCCGTACCGAGGCGAAGGCCTCGTCCCAGCCCGGGCGCGAGTCCGCAGGTCTCCAGGACCATCCCGGCCGCGGCCAGCCGGCCCCGCGCGGCCCTGCCGTCCATCCCGAGCGGTGCGGGGTCCGCGCTGACGAGGTGGGTATCGGTACCGCCCGTGGTGATGTCCAGGCCCTCGGCCGCGAGGGCGCTCGCGAGGACGCGCGCGTTCGCGACGACCCGGTGGGCGTACGCGGCGAAGGCGGGCGTGGCCGCCTCGCCGAACGCGACGGCCTTCGCCGCGATCACGTGCATCTGCGCGCCGCCCTGGCTGAACGGGAACACCGCGCGGTCGACCCGTTCGGCCAGTTCCCCGCCGCACAGGATCATCCCGCCGCGCGGGCCCCGCAGCACCTTGTGCGTGGTGGCGCAGACGAGGTCCGCGTACGGCACCGGGTTCGGCGCGGCACCGCCCGCGACGAGGCCCATCGGGTGGGCCTCGTCGGCGATCAGGTACGCGCCGACGTCGTCGGCGATCTCCCGGAACGCGGCGTGGTCCATGTGCCGGGGAGAGGCGATGGAACCGCACACGATCGCCTTGGGCCGGTGGGTACGGGCGAGTGTGCGCACCTGCGCGTAGTCGACGAGGCCCGTGCCGGGATCGACGCCGTAGGCGACGAAGTCGAACCAGCGGCCGGAGAAGTTCACCGGGGCGCCGTGCGTGAGGTGTCCCCCGTAGGGCAGGCCCAGCGCCAGCACGGTGTCGCCGGGCCGCAGCAGGGCCGCGTACGCCGCCAGCACGGCGGAGGAACCTGAGTGCGGCTGCACATTGGCGTGCGCCGCCCCGAACAGGCCGCTCGCGCGGTCGATCGCGATCCGCTCGGCCGCGTCGGCCATCTCGCAGCCGCCGTGGTGGCGGGCGCCCGGGTAGCCCTCCGCGTACTTGTTGGCGAGCGGCGAGGAGAGCGCGGCGAGCACGGCCGCGGACGTGAAGTTCTCGGCCGCGCTCAGCTGCAGGCTGTCGGCCTGCCGGCGCGCCTCACCGAGAAGGACGTCGGCGAGTTCGGGGTCCTGGTGCCTCAGCACATCGACGGGTGGGGTGCCCGACGAGTGCACGGATGGAATGACCGACATGCGGTGCTCCGGTGGACTGTGTAGGGGTATGTACACCCTAGGCCGCCAAGTCGGCCCCCGCGCGGGGGCGGGGCGGCCGCGGTGGACGCCGTGCGCCGCCCTGGACGTCCGCGCACGGGCCGCGGCCGGCGGGGCCCGTCCGGGAAGTCCGGGGAGGGCCCCCGGGGGGCCTGACGGGGCCGCAGCGGCCGCTGCGGTGTCCCGGTGGCGGCCGGTGCGAGCGGGTCGGCGCGAGGGAGCGTACGAGGCCGGGGCGCACGGCGAGCGCGCGGGGACGGCGGGGTTACGGCGCGGCGGCAGCCGACGGCGTGCGTGATTCGGGCGGGCACGGGTGCGGGAGACATCGCAGGACGACGACCGGGGCACCGGCCCGCGGCGCGGTCGTGGGAGAGCCCTGGGCCCTCCGGGTCACAGGGTGGCCGGCACGCCCGTCAGGGCGGTGACCACCGGGTCGAGCGCCTGGTTGATCTCGTCGCCGATTGAGCGGAACAGCGTGATCGGCGCGCCGTACGGGTCGTAGACCTCGTCCGCCTCGGCGGTCGGCGCGAGCAGCCAGCCGCGCAGTGCGGCGGCCGCCCGGACCAGGGCCCGGGCCCTCTCCACGACGCCCTCGTCCAGCGGGTCGGGCAGGGTGGCCGGGTCTATGGCCCGTACGAGCCGGGTGAACTCCTTCAGCGTGAACGTGCGCAGCCCGGCCGAGTGGCCCATCGAGATGACCTGGGCACGGTGGTCGCGTGTGGCCGTCAGGACCAGATCGGCCCTGATGACATGTTCGTCGAGCAGTTCCCGCCCGACGAAGCCGGAGGCGTCCGCGCCGAAGTCGGCGAGGACGGCCTCCGCGTTGGCCTCCATGGGGGCACCCTCGTGCCCCCAGGTGCCCGCGCTCTCCACGATCAGCCCGTCGGCGAGCTGCTCCCCGAGGCGCACGCTCAGGGCATGCCGGTTCAGCCGCTCGGTGATCGGCGAGCGGCAGACGTTGCCGGTGCTGACGTGGAGGATGCGGAACGTCTGCTCGCCCCGCTGTGCGGTGTCCGCTATGCCACGCCCCTGCGGGGTGGTCAATTGGCCACCTCGAGGTCGGGTACCACCTTGCGCAGTTCCTCGGCGCCGAGCGCGCCCGCGCGCAGCAGCACCGGAACCTTGCCGGTGACGTCCACGATGGACGAGGGCACGATCCCGGGGGTCGGGCCGCCGTCGAGGTAGACGGAGACGGAGTCACCCAGCATGTTCTGTGCGGCGTCGCAGTCCTCGGGCGCCGGGTGCCCCGTGAGGTTGGCGCTGGACACCGCCATCGGGCCGACCTCGGTCAACAGCTCGATGGCGACCGGGTGCAGCGGCATGCGCACGGCGACGGTGCCCCGGGTCTCCCCGAGGTCCCACTGCAGCGACGGCTGGTGCTTGGCGACGAGCGTGAGCGCGCCGGGCCAGAACGCGTCGACGAGCTCCCACGCCTGCTCGGAGAAGTCCGTGACGAGGCCGTGCAGGGTGTTGGGCGAGCCGATCAGCACGGGGCTGGGCATGGCACGGCCGCGGCCCTTGGCGCCGAGCAGGTCGCCGACGGCCTCGGCGGCGAACGCGTCGGCGCCGATCCCGTACACGGTGTCGGTGGGCAGCACGACCAGTTCGCCACGCCGCACGGCGGACGCGGCCTCCCGCAGACCGGTGGTGCGGTCGGTAGCGTCGTTGGTGTCGTAACGCCGTGCCATGGTCACAGGCTCCTTCTTCTCACGGGCTCGGTTCGCCGCGCGG
Encoded proteins:
- a CDS encoding MraY family glycosyltransferase; protein product: MGQPVRDYLLTLCVTAAVTYLLTGPVRKFAVAVGAMTAIRSRDVHREPTPRLGGVAMFIGLCAGLLVADNLHNLNGVFAQSNEPRALLSGAALIWLIGVLDDKFEIDALIKLGGQMIAAGVMVMQGLTILWLPVPGVGTVSLTQWQSTLLTVAVVVITINAVNFVDGLDGLAAGVVCIAAAAFFLHAYHLWYGYGIEAAAPATLFAAILMGMCLGFLPHNMSPARIFMGDSGSMLIGLVLAAGPISVTGQVDPDTLKLFEGGTRSATHAALPVFIPLLLPLTIIAIPLADLLLAVVRRAWNGQSPFAADRGHLHHRLLDIGHSKTRAVLIMYFWSALIAFGVVLYSVMYSTQGSNWVLPMLVGLSAVGLVLLLLPRFKPRVPRWAQSFVPPRYRRRSRRFAADGDEPGAQGDAGPEGAPAGAVFADAGTGGAVEGEPPAVPAGVNGATALGARSRFTDRGKAESTR
- a CDS encoding L-threonylcarbamoyladenylate synthase, with the translated sequence MARRYDTNDATDRTTGLREAASAVRRGELVVLPTDTVYGIGADAFAAEAVGDLLGAKGRGRAMPSPVLIGSPNTLHGLVTDFSEQAWELVDAFWPGALTLVAKHQPSLQWDLGETRGTVAVRMPLHPVAIELLTEVGPMAVSSANLTGHPAPEDCDAAQNMLGDSVSVYLDGGPTPGIVPSSIVDVTGKVPVLLRAGALGAEELRKVVPDLEVAN
- the atpB gene encoding F0F1 ATP synthase subunit A; its protein translation is MSAHTLLAESGCHLFTGCGFPAPGLDAFDFKPFLTIGGVSFTKPMLLAVICMVIVVGFFWLAFRKPKLVPGKLQLIGEIGYNFIARSIAREVIGKEGAKYVPFLASIFFFVWIMNIMSVIPLAQFPSASRFAYPVVLAACVWITYIFLTFKKHGFKGGVKNLVWIEGLPKPLIPLIVLLEFIQNVITRPFTLAVRLWANMFAGHMLILVFSIASWYLLTPSIMSAVAAGSFILAAGMTAFEVLIQFLQAYIFTLLTSIYISGAIEEGH
- a CDS encoding F0F1 ATP synthase subunit delta — its product is MNGASREALSAARERLDALTDNASVDAASLAEDLASVTALLDRETSLRRVLTDPVQSEEAKAALVGRLLNGQVQGSAVDLVSGMVRSRWSQSRDLVDALEELAATADLTAAQRAGHLDDVEDELFRFGRIVESDTGLRAALTDKAAPASAKAALLTRLLGSRADAVTERLVIRLVSRPRGRSLEDGLRSLSGLAAARRDRMVAVVTSAVPLTDAQQERLGAVLARIYGRQTHLNLDVDPEVLGGISVRVGDEIIDGTIQERLDEVNRQLGSR
- the atpE gene encoding ATP synthase F0 subunit C, yielding MSAELVNLAASNVTGSLGAVAYGLAAIGPGVGIGVVFGHSIEAMARQPEAMPIIRTNMFLGFALCEVLALLGLVAPFIFGK
- the glyA gene encoding serine hydroxymethyltransferase; the encoded protein is MSVIPSVHSSGTPPVDVLRHQDPELADVLLGEARRQADSLQLSAAENFTSAAVLAALSSPLANKYAEGYPGARHHGGCEMADAAERIAIDRASGLFGAAHANVQPHSGSSAVLAAYAALLRPGDTVLALGLPYGGHLTHGAPVNFSGRWFDFVAYGVDPGTGLVDYAQVRTLARTHRPKAIVCGSIASPRHMDHAAFREIADDVGAYLIADEAHPMGLVAGGAAPNPVPYADLVCATTHKVLRGPRGGMILCGGELAERVDRAVFPFSQGGAQMHVIAAKAVAFGEAATPAFAAYAHRVVANARVLASALAAEGLDITTGGTDTHLVSADPAPLGMDGRAARGRLAAAGMVLETCGLAPGLGRGLRLGTAAVTTQGMGEGEMRGIAGLVGRALTGDDRQVRAVRADVRDLTGRFPPYTA
- a CDS encoding F0F1 ATP synthase subunit B; the encoded protein is MTFLAAEGAQNPLIPDTTELVVGILCFLIVFGFLGKKLLPNIQKTLEERHDAIEGGLERAAEAQAEANQTLDQYKAQLAEARHEAARLRQEATEQGATIIQQMREEGQRQREEIVAAGHTQIEADRKAAAVALRQDVGKLATVLAGKLVGESLEDHARQSRTIDRFLDQLENNAANAEATR
- a CDS encoding arsenate reductase/protein-tyrosine-phosphatase family protein, producing the protein MTTPQGRGIADTAQRGEQTFRILHVSTGNVCRSPITERLNRHALSVRLGEQLADGLIVESAGTWGHEGAPMEANAEAVLADFGADASGFVGRELLDEHVIRADLVLTATRDHRAQVISMGHSAGLRTFTLKEFTRLVRAIDPATLPDPLDEGVVERARALVRAAAALRGWLLAPTAEADEVYDPYGAPITLFRSIGDEINQALDPVVTALTGVPATL